The following coding sequences are from one Triticum aestivum cultivar Chinese Spring chromosome 5A, IWGSC CS RefSeq v2.1, whole genome shotgun sequence window:
- the LOC123103614 gene encoding serine-threonine kinase receptor-associated protein produces the protein MEKKKAAVPLVCHGHSRPVVDLFYSPVTPDGYFLISASKDSNPMLRNGETGDWIGTFEGHKGAVWSCCLDTNALRAASGSADFSAKVWDALTGDELHSFEHKHIVRACAFSKDTHLLLTGGMEKILRVYDLNKPDVAPKELDKSPGSVRTVAWLHNDQTILSSCTDTGGVRLWDVRSEKIVQTLETKGPVTSAEVSQDGRFITTADGSSVKFWDANHFGLVKSYDMSFIVESASLEPKSGSKFIAGGEDMWVHVFDFLTGEEITCNKGHHGPVHCVRFAPGGESYASGSEDGTIRIWQLSPPNADAEEAIDTNGKPKAGAEEIACKIEGFHIAKEEKAGE, from the exons ATGGAGAAGAAGAAGGCGGCGGTGCCGCTGGTCTGCCACGGCCACTCGCGGCCGGTCGTCGACCTGTTCTACAGCCCCGTCACGCCCGACGGCTACTTCCTCATCAGCGCCAGCAAGG ACTCAAATCCAATGCTTCGTAATGGTGAGACTGGAGATTGGATTGGGACTTTTGAAGGTCATAAAGGTGCTGTTTGGAGCTGTTGCCTTGACACAAATGCTCTGCGTGCTGCCTCTGGTTCAGCAGACTTTTCAGC TAAAGTATGGGATGCACTAACAGGTGATGAACTACATTCATTTGAACACAAGCATATAGTCCGTGCATGTGCCTTTTCTAAG GATACCCACCTGTTGCTTACTGGAGGTATGGAAAAGATTTTGCGTGTATATGATTTGAACAAACCAGATGTTGCTCCGAAAGAACTTGACAAATCACCTGGTTCTGTCCGAACTGTTGCTTGGCTTCATAATGACCAAACTATACTGAGTTCCTGCACTGATACGGGTGGAGTAAG GTTATGGGATGTGAGGAGTGAAAAAATTGTCCAAACTCTTGAAACCAAGGGACCTGTTACCAGTGCAGAAGTAAGCCAGGATGGCAGGTTCATCACCACAGCTGATGGCTCAAGTGTAAAATTTTGGGATGCTAATCA CTTTGGGCTTGTTAAAAGCTATGATATGTCGTTTATTGTGGAGTCGGCTTCACTTGAACCAAAGTCTGGCAGCAAATTCATTGCTGGAGGAGAAGATATGTGGGTTCATGTATTTGATTTCCTTACTGGTGAAGAAATAA CTTGTAACAAAGGGCATCATGGTCCAGTTCACTGCGTCCGGTTTGCACCTGGTGGTGAATCATACGCCTCAGGGTCGGAAGATGGTACTATTCGGATCTGGCAGCTGAGCCCACCTAACGCGGATGCTGAGGAGGCGATCGATACAAATGGTAAGCCCAAGGCTGGAGCAGAGGAGATTGCGTGTAAGATTGAAGGCTTCCACATtgccaaggaggagaaggccggggAGTAG